In Myripristis murdjan chromosome 2, fMyrMur1.1, whole genome shotgun sequence, a genomic segment contains:
- the gpbar1 gene encoding G-protein coupled bile acid receptor 1, which translates to MDGNESQALLSKEQLIYAITVPLSTSIILANLVIILAIACNRQLHNTPNYFFLSLLVADLCTGVALPFIPWMGLNRELSFSSCLVVHVFPNFLFLAFLFNLVMVHYERYICIVSPLHYSSLWMHRSFPLALLVVWTPPLLYASLPAFGWNNWTGPDWNGCCADSRGTTPLGNCSRNGTACCSYQRVFPNAFIYLEVYGLVLPAILTIAGMTGRVLWITRGQLKDICRLHRSVERGSQASDREQRLNLRYTRCVVAVSLTFLACWVPYLIYMHVCVAFLLGETKWGSTTLIVLSCIGIGSMAVVPLVLGLANRQYTEPANKLLQKLRDRWRRRMQESEEISL; encoded by the coding sequence ATGGACGGCAACGAGTCCCAAGCTCTGCTGTCCAAGGAACAGCTCATCTACGCCATCACCGTCCCGCTGTCCACCTCCATCATCCTGGCCAACCTCGTCATCATCTTGGCCATCGCCTGCAACAGGCAGCTCCACAACACGCCCAACTACTTCTTCCTCAGCCTGTTGGTGGCCGATCTGTGCACGGGCGTGGCTCTCCCTTTCATACCGTGGATGGGTCTGAACCGGGAGTTAAGCTTTAGCTCCTGTCTTGTGGTTCACGTCTTCCCAAACTTCCTGTTCCTGGCCTTTCTTTTCAACCTGGTGATGGTCCACTACGAGCGCTACATATGCATCGTCAGCCCCTTGCATTACAGCAGCTTGTGGATGCATCGTAGTTTTCCGTTGGCATTGCTCGTTGTGTGGACGCCACCGCTGCTTTATGCGTCCCTACCTGCTTTTGGGTGGAATAACTGGACAGGGCCGGACTGGAATGGCTGTTGTGCAGATAGCAGAGGGACAACGCCTCTTGGGAACTGCTCAAGAAATGGAACCGCTTGCTGCTCGTACCAGCGAGTTTTCCCCAACGCTTTCATCTACTTGGAGGTGTACGGGCTCGTCTTACCTGCTATTCTTACCATCGCCGGCATGACAGGCCGCGTTCTGTGGATCACCCGAGGCCAGCTGAAAGACATTTGCCGTCTCCATCGCTCGGTGGAGAGGGGAAGTCAAGCGTCAGACCGGGAACAGAGGCTGAACCTGCGATACACTCGCTGCGTGGTGGCCGTGTCGCTGACCTTTCTCGCTTGCTGGGTTCCCTACCTCATTTACATGCACGTCTGCGTGGCGTTCTTACTGGGCGAGACCAAATGGGGCTCCACCACGCTCATCGTGCTGTCCTGCATCGGCATCGGAAGCATGGCCGTCGTGCCGCTGGTGCTCGGCCTTGCCAACCGGCAATACACCGAGCCCGCGAACAAACTTCTCCAAAAACTCAGAGACCGGTGGAGACGGAGGATGCAGGAATCAGAGGAGATTTCACTCTaa